A DNA window from Eretmochelys imbricata isolate rEreImb1 chromosome 3, rEreImb1.hap1, whole genome shotgun sequence contains the following coding sequences:
- the INSM1 gene encoding insulinoma-associated protein 1 — translation MPRGFLVKRNRRATPISYRVRCGQEGEPELLLFAGGQQRCSQPLPCAGLDPAAPAAPREPPPPPKPVQFGTPEAACQALYSPTRPVSKEHEKKSLERSFNLGSPVSAESFPAPAVPSTMDSLLFAPAELKLWVSSSSPAETSGPQRSTPSDPHRDTHCSAQGMPSSTHSDTHCNGQASAGTRSLSALLPPSASSGRPQPKRPPAGSEPGKHKPPAAKKAKAIRKLNFEDEVTTSPVLGLKIKEGPVEPPRARGAGGPGPRPLGEFICQLCKEEYADPFALAQHKCSRIVRVEYRCPECDKVFSCPANLASHRRWHKPRPAPSAPPPPPPPAAKAPEERPPPKEAGGSGSERDTPSPGSGGGGGGSESGSEEGLYECPTCARRFRRQAYLRKHLLGHEPGPGPERPGPEESPSPGPGAGPGAPAASECHLCPVCGETFPSKGGQERHLRLLHSAQVFPCKYCPATFYSSPGLTRHINKCHPSENRQVILLQLPVRPAC, via the coding sequence ATGCCCCGGGGGTTCCTGGTGAAAAGGAACCGGAGGGCCACGCCGATCTCCTACCGGGTCCGTTGCGGCCAGGAGGGtgagcctgagctgctgctgttcgCCGGCGGCCAGCAgcgctgctcccagcccctcccctgcgcCGGCCTGGATCCGGCGGCCCCCGCAGCGCCCcgggagccgccgccgcccccgaAACCCGTGCAGTTCGGCACCCCCGAGGCCgcgtgccaggcgctgtacagcCCCACCCGGCCGGTCAGCAAGGAGCACGAGAAGAAATCCTTGGAGCGCAGCTTCAACCTGGGCTCGCCGGTCTCCGCAGAGTCCTTCCCGGCCCCGGCGGTGCCCAGCACCATGGACTCGCTGCTCTTCGCCCCGGCCGAGCTCAAACTGTGggtctcctcctccagccccgcgGAGACCAGCGGCCCCCAGCGCAGCACCCCGAGCGACCCCCACAGGGACACCCACTGCAGCGCCCAGGGCATGCCCAGCAGCACCCACAGTGACACCCACTGCAACGGCCAGGCGAGCGCCGGCACCCGCAGCCTGTccgccctgctgcccccctccgCCTCCTCGGGCCGCCCCCAGCCCAAGCGGCCCCCCGCCGGCTCGGAGCCCGGCAAGCACAAGCCCCCGGCCGCTAAGAAAGCCAAAGCCATCCGCAAGCTGAACTTCGAGGACGAGGTGACCACGTCGCCGGTGCTGGGGCTGAAGATCAAGGAGGGGCCGGTGGAGCCGCCCCGGGCGCGGGGGGCGGGCGGGCCGGGCCCGCGGCCGCTGGGCGAGTTCATCTGCCAGCTGTGCAAGGAGGAGTACGCCGACCCCTTCGCCCTGGCGCAGCACAAGTGCTCGCGCATCGTGCGCGTGGAGTACCGCTGCCCGGAGTGCGACAAGGTCTTCAGCTGCCCGGCCAACCTGGCCTCGCACCGCCGCTGGCACAAGCCGCGGCCGGCCCCCAgcgccccgccgccgccgccgccgccggccgcCAAGGCGCCCGAGGAGCGGCCGCCGCCCAAGGAGGCCGGAGGCAGCGGCAGCGAGCGGGACACGCCCAGCCccgggagcggcggcggcggcggcggctcggaGTCCGGCTCCGAGGAGGGGCTGTACGAGTGCCCCACCTGCGCCCGCCGGTTCCGCCGCCAGGCCTACCTCCGCAAGCACCTGCTGGGCCACGAGCCGGGGCCCGGCCCGGAGAGGCCCGGCCCGGAGGaaagccccagccccggccccggcgCCGGCCCCGGCGCGCCGGCTGCCAGCGAGTGCCACCTGTGCCCGGTGTGCGGGGAAACCTTCCCCAGCAAGGGCGGCCAGGAGCGGCACCTGCGCCTGCTGCACTCGGCGCAGGTCTTCCCCTGCAAGTACTGCCCGGCCACCTTCTACAGCTCGCCCGGCCTCACCCGCCACATCAACAAGTGCCACCCCTCGGAGAACCGGCAGGTCATCCTCCTGCAGCTGCCCGTGCGCCCCGCCTGCTAG